The nucleotide window ACACACTCGATCCCGCTATCCCAGCTCTTACGGTGCGGTTGCAGCTGGCCGGCGCTGCGCCTATAATGGCGCTTGGCCCCCTGTGCAGGTGCTGTTACTAGTAACGTTGGAGGTGTCACAGTGGCTAGTTACCCGATTGGCAGCGAAGTGCGCGCCCGCAATGGCATCATCGGCCGCCTGAACCAGGTGGTGGTAGACCAGCACACCGGAGAGGTAACGGATCTCGTGGTGGGCCTGAGAGGTGGTACCACCAGTGTGGTCTTGCCGCGATCCGTTGTGGCGCGGTGGGACGAGAGCGGCATTACGGTGAACCTCCTTATGGAGGACCTCCGTTGGCAGAGGGTCTACCAGCCGACCGACTTCGCGCCCTGCGACCCGTCTCTCGCTGCGGTCCGCGAAGGAGAGGCGTTGGCATGGCGCGATCGCTATGGTGCCGGGGCGGATTCCCGACCGGCGGTGGCCGGCCTCACGCCGGAGCGAGTGGCGGCTTCGAGGCCGCCTATCGGCCGAGGCACGCGGGCGTTCGTGAAAGGGAAGCCCGTCGGAAGCCTCGACCACGTGCTGGTGGATCGCAAGACCGGTGAGATCACCCACCTAATCCTCCAGGCCGGTGAGGCTGGCGCCTCGTCAGTGGTGGTGCCGGTCGAGCGCGTGGAGTCGGTGCAAGAGGATGGAGCCCACCTGAACCTGAGCGAAGAAGAGTGGGACGTGCTGGTCCGCTACGCCCCTCGTCAGGACTCCGCCGTGGTCTCGGAGGTACGCAGCCGGCTGGCCGAAGTGGGCTGCCCTCTGGACGAGCTGGACGTGACGGCTGAGCGGGGAGTGGTCACCCTCCGTGGGCCAGCCTATGACCTAGAGACCAAGCGGGCCGCCGACCGCGCCGCCAGGGGAGTGGAAGGCGTGGTGGATGTTGAGGACGAGCTCACTGTGGACACGGGGGTGGCCGCAGATGTGATGTCTGCTCTAGCTCACGACCCGCGCACTAGTCTGGCGCACATCGAGGTGGTGGTGAATCGGGGGACTGTGACGCTGAGAGGGGTGGTGGCCTCAGAGCAAGAGTCGCGGGCTGCGGAGGAGATCGCGGAGCAGGTGAACGGGGTGCAGATGGTGATCAACGAGTTGGAAGAGAACCCCAACGTTCGCGACCAGCCTGAGGGCGTGTTTGTGATCCATCCGCAGCAGTGGCGTGTCATGGGCCAATGACGGCTGCGCCGTCATTGCGGCCCCAGGAGGCCAATTGAGCCCAGGTGCGGGGGCGGTCTAGCCGCCCCCGGCGCGTTCCAGCTCCCAGAATCTCTCTGGGAGCTCGTTGACCTCGAAGTACGCTCCCTGAGGACCCCAGCGGGTGAACCATTCAGCGTCCTCGGGAGACAGCCGGATGCAGCCGTGAGACGTGGGGTAGTTCCCCAGGGCCTCCAGGTCCTGGTACACCTTGACTCCGTCCTCGACCAGATAGGGGGCACCGTGGATGAGGATCCCTCCGTCAGCCTTGAATAGGTACCAGCCTTCGTCCTGGGTGGTGCCGAAGGAGCTGAAGGTGCCCACGTAGTGGCCGATGCGGCCCTGCCGAGCGGGTGTGTAGGTGTGCTCGGTAGCCCTGCCGGTGCTTGCCGGCATGGTCCGTATCAGCTTCCCATCCTCGAACACAAACACGGTCTGGAGTTCCTGATCTATGTAGACGGCCTTGCCGCTCAGGGCGGCCTCGGGCAGGGTGGGCGTAGGCAGTGGCGTAGGTGAGGGTGTGACGGTGTGGGTGGGGGTGGCGGATGGAGTGGCCGTGGCGGTAGCGGTCGGCGCCACGGTGGCGGTGGGCGGAGGAGTGGGCGTCGAAGTGGGAATGGAGGCAACGGCTGTGGCTGTGGCCTCCATGGCGACCGCTACGGCTCGCGACTCGGAGGCACCAGCGGTGACCTGAACCGCGATGAGCGCAGGGAGCAGAAGCAGGACGACGAGAAGGGGCGATCTACTCTGAGTGGGCATTGAGGTTGGCCTCGAAGCGACGGATGGCCTGGCGCAGCCGTAGCTGCTCCTGGGAAGTGGTTAGGTCGGCCCGGGTACGCTCGAGCACGCCGCGCACCATGTCGGTGTT belongs to Anaerolineae bacterium and includes:
- a CDS encoding BON domain-containing protein; this encodes MASYPIGSEVRARNGIIGRLNQVVVDQHTGEVTDLVVGLRGGTTSVVLPRSVVARWDESGITVNLLMEDLRWQRVYQPTDFAPCDPSLAAVREGEALAWRDRYGAGADSRPAVAGLTPERVAASRPPIGRGTRAFVKGKPVGSLDHVLVDRKTGEITHLILQAGEAGASSVVVPVERVESVQEDGAHLNLSEEEWDVLVRYAPRQDSAVVSEVRSRLAEVGCPLDELDVTAERGVVTLRGPAYDLETKRAADRAARGVEGVVDVEDELTVDTGVAADVMSALAHDPRTSLAHIEVVVNRGTVTLRGVVASEQESRAAEEIAEQVNGVQMVINELEENPNVRDQPEGVFVIHPQQWRVMGQ
- a CDS encoding L,D-transpeptidase, yielding MPTQSRSPLLVVLLLLPALIAVQVTAGASESRAVAVAMEATATAVASIPTSTPTPPPTATVAPTATATATPSATPTHTVTPSPTPLPTPTLPEAALSGKAVYIDQELQTVFVFEDGKLIRTMPASTGRATEHTYTPARQGRIGHYVGTFSSFGTTQDEGWYLFKADGGILIHGAPYLVEDGVKVYQDLEALGNYPTSHGCIRLSPEDAEWFTRWGPQGAYFEVNELPERFWELERAGGG